The following nucleotide sequence is from Psychroserpens sp. Hel_I_66.
TAAACAACCCTTTCTGTTGTGCCCATTCTGGCGGATAAAATGAATTAGCATCAATAGCAATTTGTGACATTGCGCTTAATCCCATTTTTCGTTCTATTGCTGGTCCAACTACAAATGGTCCAATCCCAATATTTAATTCGCTTAATTTGATAGCTGCGTATTTTGTAGCCATACAATAGTCTGTTGCTGCTGCCAAACCTACACCACCTCCAACGGTTTTTCCTTGAATTCTCCCGATAATAAACTTTGGACATTTACGCATTGCATTGATCACATTAGCAAATCCTGAAAAGAAGACTTTACCTGTTGCTGCGTCATTGATATTGATCAATTCTTTAAAGCTCGCTCCAGCGCAAAATGTTCTATCTCCTCCACTTTTTAAAACAATCACCTTTATCGCTTCGTTTTCTCCAGCTTCAGTTATGGTTTTCGCTAATTTAGCTAAAACGTCTCCTGGCAAAGAGTTGTGTGCTGGGTGGAAGAATTCTATATATCCTACTTCGTTTTCTATTGTTTGTTTAACGTATGGGTCTGTCATCACGATAGTGTTCCCACGAAAGTGGGAATCTTTTTTTTATTGTTTATTATATTATTTTTTTATACAAATCCAACCATTCTGGATTTTGTTTTTCTATTAATTCCGTTTTCCAAGCTCTGTTCCATTTCTTCATTTGCTTTTCTTTTAATTTGGCTTCCTTTTCAGTTTCAAATCTTTCAAAATAAACTAGTTTATTCAAATTATATCTTGCTGAAAATGTGCTTGGATGTATTTTATTTTTATGCTGATATATTCTTTTCTTTAAATTTCCTGTTTCTCCAATGTATAAAACGCCTTCTTTTTTATTTGTTATGATGTAGACGTTCCATTCCATTTTTTTAAACTTTTATATACAAGACAC
It contains:
- a CDS encoding enoyl-CoA hydratase/isomerase family protein — encoded protein: MTDPYVKQTIENEVGYIEFFHPAHNSLPGDVLAKLAKTITEAGENEAIKVIVLKSGGDRTFCAGASFKELININDAATGKVFFSGFANVINAMRKCPKFIIGRIQGKTVGGGVGLAAATDYCMATKYAAIKLSELNIGIGPFVVGPAIERKMGLSAMSQIAIDANSFYPPEWAQQKGLFTQVYESTEELDEAVKTTAEHLCTYNTEAMLEMKKVFWKGTDDWDNLLAERAETSGRLVLSEFTKEKLKGFK
- a CDS encoding GIY-YIG nuclease family protein, encoding MEWNVYIITNKKEGVLYIGETGNLKKRIYQHKNKIHPSTFSARYNLNKLVYFERFETEKEAKLKEKQMKKWNRAWKTELIEKQNPEWLDLYKKII